The Metallosphaera hakonensis JCM 8857 = DSM 7519 genome includes the window ATCCTTCATTGTACCGAACTCCTCAACAGGTTGATGAACGCTGATCCCCTTGGCTATACCCCTAATTATGTCCCTTTCAGTAATTATCCCCGCTAACTTACCGCCCTCTGTAATTATAACTGAGCCCATGTTATGTGAAGCCATAAGCTCAATGGCCTTTATCACTGGCGTGCCTCTCTCCACAGAGACCAGGTTTTTACTTATTAGATGCTTTACA containing:
- a CDS encoding CBS domain-containing protein, whose protein sequence is MASIVKHLISKNLVSVERGTPVIKAIELMASHNMGSVIITEGGKLAGIITERDIIRGIAKGISVHQPVEEFGTMKDLVTVREDDTVYTAVKKMAERNLRHLIVVDRDGKLKGVISVRDIIRETHVLKAISEIEKDEYVGSD